AGAATAGGAGCAAGAGAAGAAAAGGTGCTCCAAGTTTTCATTTTCCACCTGACACAGACCACAAATACCATCAATATTCAGCTGCCATCTTATCAATCTGTCTTTTGTAGCAAGTCTGTTCTGCACTGCTAGCCACACAATGAAGGTGCTCTTTGGACTAGCATGGCTATTACAAATCAATCTCTTCCATCCCACCTGAGCTCCAACTGGATGAAGAAACTTATACATTTTCTGAATTCTGAATTTACCAGCTTGCACAAACTGATCCACTCCATTTGCCTGCAGAAATACTTCTCTATTatgccaaattttccttaatGACCAAGTTAAACCATTAGGAATTGGCATAGTCCAGAAGTCTCTATGCTGAATGTAATAAGCATGAATCCACCTCACCCAAAGCCTATCCTGCTTCAAAGCTAAAGCCCAACAGTGTTTCAAAACTGCTGCTTTATTCCACACAGTTAGATCCTTAAGATTCCACCCTCCACAACTCTTAGGGAAACACAATTGCTCCCAAGAGATAGAAGCTTTCCTAGAATCTGCATCAGCACCAGTCCACAAGaaacatctacaaattctctgAATCTCCTTCATCACCTTTTTAGGCATAACAAAAATCTGACACCAGTAGAGCTGAATACCAAAAAGTACAGATTTCAACAGTTGCAGCCTACCTGCATAGGAAAGGAACTTAGAAGTCCAGCTCTtgattctagcaacagttctatCAATGAGAGGCTTGCAGTCTTTGAAGGAGAGCTTCCTAGTTGTAAGAGGGACACCCAAGTATCTGAAAGGGAAAGAACCCTTAGGAACCCCAATTGAGCTAACAATACTGGAAGCAACATGATCAGAAACACCTGCCAAATAAACTTCACTTTTGTGCAAATTAGCTTCCAAACCAGAAGCCAAAGAAAACTTGGTAAAAGCATCAAAAAGAGCTTTCACAGCACCCTCATCAGCTCTGGAGAACATCAacaaatcatcagcaaacatcatatggGTGAGATCCAACTTTTTGCATCTAGGATGATAAGAGAAGTTAGTATCGTCAGCAAGAGCAGCAAGACACCTTGACAGATATTCCATACCCAAAGCAAACAAATAAGGTGAAatgggatcaccttgtctcaaCCCTTTCTTTGCAGGAATTGGTTTAGTGGGACAACCATTAATCAGAATGGAATAAGAAACAGAATAGAGGCACTGCATCACCCAATTCACAAACTTCATAGGGAATCCTAGCTCTGACAGCATGGTTTTCAAGAAAGGCCACTCTAAAGAATCATAGGCTTTTTTCAGATCCACCTTGATCATACACCTAGGAGAAACATGTTTTCTAGAATAGCACTTCACCAACTCACAAGCCagcaaaatattatcagaaatggaccTACCAGGGATGAAACCAGATTGAGAACAATTTACCACTGTACCAATAACACCTTGCATTCTAGCAGTAAGAAttttggagataattttgtaAACAACTGAGCAGCAAGCAATTGGCCTAAAATCCTTCACACAAGAGGCATTCTGAATCTTAGGAACCAAAGTAACTGAAGTGTTGTTCACTTGCTTTAACATCACCCCAGTTCTGAAAAACTCTCTTACTGCTTCATAAACATCAGCTTTCACAATCTCCCAAGCTTtaagaaagaacaaactattGAAACTATCAAGCCCAGGGGCTTTATTGATATCAATACCTTTGATAGCTGCATCAATTTCTGCATCTGAAACAGGAACCACCAACATTTCTGCATCAGCAGCAGACAGCTGCTTCCCTTTCCTAACCACTCCAACATCCACACCCATCAATGAGCTAGCTGCAGTACCAATCAACTTCTTATAGAAAGAGCTAACTTCTTCCTGAATTTCCTGAGTAGTGCTAAGCTTCTTCCCAGAATCATCATACAAAATATCAATGCTATTCCTAGCTATCCTCTCCTTCATTGCACTGAAAAAGAATTTAGAGTTAGAATCTCCTACTTGCAACCACTGAATTCTTGCTTTCTGTCTATATGCACTCTCCTGAATATGCAAAAACTTCTTAAGAGTCTCACTACAATCCCTCTCACTTTGTTGCACATTACTATCAGTAGGGCAAGAAGCTAACTGGATCTGAATTTGACCCAAATCAGCCCTTAACCCCTCAATTCTCTCATCAAGCTTAGCAAAATCTTTATGATGTAACTCCTTCAATCCTTGCTTTACTGCTTTCATCTTAGTCCACACCTTGAACATGGCCCCACCCCTTGGACAGGACACCTCCCATCCCTTTTTAACTACATCAAGGAACAGAACATGATCAACCATATagttaaaaaatttaaagggtCTACTCCCCCCTCCCATATGAATATTGCAAGACATAACCAGAGGTGAGTGATCAGATATTCCTGGAGGCAAATAATCCACCACAGCATCAACAAACTTAGAATGCCACAAAGCATTAGCAATGGCCCTATCTATTCTGGAACAGATTCTCAAGTTACCTTGCCCCTTATTGCTCCAAGAATAGTAACTCCCACAACTCTTAAGCTCAGCCAACCCTGCAGCATCCATACAACTATCAAAATCCTTAGTTTCCCCTTCTGTAACTGCATTGCCATTTACTCTATCAGCAGCTAATAAAACTGCATTGAAATCCCCCATGACAAGCCAAGGACAATTAACAGAACTACTGAAAGCAGTGATCTCTCTCCACATTGGTCTTCTAGTATCAACAGAGTGCAAACCATACACAGCTGAAAATAAAGCATCAAACAATCCATTCTTAGTAGCAACATGACAGTGAACACAAAATTCAGTTTTTTGGATAAGCTGAACTGACACCAATGCATGCTTCCAACCAATCCATATCCTTCCCCTAGGAGAGTGCTCATAATTCATAATCCACTGCCACCCAACCCCTATTTTCTTCTGGATTTTACAACTATTCTTCTCCTGCACTTTAGTTTCTAACAAAGCTACAACACTAATGTTATTACTAGCTAAAAACTTTTTTTATTTCAACTACTTTAATGGGATCATTCAATCCCCTCACATTCCAGGTACTAATATTCATGGTGGATCAATTGGGAATTCCACTCCATCACTACCAGCAGCCAATTCCTCCCCATTCAAATGGACTTCAGCAAGCCCCACAGTCTGAGCTGGAGTTCTAATATCTCTTCTTCTCCTTGAAACAACTCTCCACCCTTCATCAAGCACTGGAGCAATTGGAGTAAAAGGCTTATCATAAACAGATAACTCTCCATTCTCCCCATCATCCTCTTGTATAGCATCATTAGCAGTCAACTCATCAGTAGTTTGTGGTTCAACATTTGGTTGCACTGCTTTAGGTTTCCACACCTTCACAACCTTCTTTCTCTGAACATCAGCTGGCCTAAATCTTGTGGTATTGACTCTTGTCTGAGTACAGTCATGCCCCACAATCTTACACTTCTGGCAATAAGGTGGTAGCCATTCAAACTCAACCACCTGTTTAACAATGTTACCCATAGGGTCCTGAATCTGCACAGATTTAGGCAAGTCACCAGTTACATCCACCTCAATAAGAATTCGAGCAAATGAAATTCTTTGCTGTTTAGAAGTACATTCATCAGCATATAGAGGATCTCCAAGCAAACTCCCTATTTTGCTCAATGAATCACCCCCCCAACAGCTCAATGGTAAGTTAGGCAACCTAATCCACACTGGTACTACCCTCAATATTTCCTCCTGGAAATTAAAACTTGCTGTCCAAGGTTTAACAATCATAGGTTTGCCAAAGAACATATGAGGACCAGCCACCAGAACTGATTCCTTATCCTTCTTTGACTGGAATCTGATTACAAAATAGCCCTCATCATGGAGGAAAATCTGAGGTTTACCCACTTGGTGCCATTCTTTTGCAATGAATCTCAAAATAGACCCAATCGAAGGTTTTTCCCCAACTACATACATGACAACTGCATTTCCCCATAGATCATTCATTTTTTGTATCTCATGCTTATCAAGTACAGCTATGGGTTTACCATCACAGACTATGGGAGCAATAAAATTCAACGCAAAACCTTTAGAAGGGAGTGAACTACCTTTAAATAGACTCACCCATGGTTTTGGTTCCATATCCAATCGCCTTTGAGCTGGCTGCGCACCATTCATCTCACACTCTGTTTCTGTACGGACATCCTCTGTTTTCTAGGCTGGATCTACACCTGGGTTCTCCTTCATCACACTCTGGCGGTGCATTTCCTTGAGTGCAGCATTAACACTTCTCACCAGGAGGTCCACCCTATCCTTTCCCACCACCATTCGATGGCTATCTTCGTAAAACTCTTCCAGAGCTTCAACCAGCGATGGCGGTCGATTTACATCAGTACGCACTGACCGCGACCAACCAGCCGAGTCCTGGTAAGCTTGAGAGTTGTCTAGACGTTCCATCGACGGCAGCACATGGTCAGAATGAGGCAGCATAACTGGTGTCACCAGACCCGCACTAACCCGAGGTTCATCAGGAATGGGTATTTGTTTTCTGAGTTGGTTCTGGTTCTTAGGCCTCGAAACTTCTTGATGAAGAAGAGAAGAGGCTTCCTCATTCACTTGAGCAATCTCAAGCTTCTGCGTTTTCTTCTTCCTCGCCATTTTCAAGATTGGCGCACGTTAGTAAGAAACCTTAACGTACACCACAccatgagagagaagagagaagaagaattgtttatgtttgtttcttttttgaaccgcatttattagacttagcattgaatgcatacttggaccaagggcattatttccttcaattcctCCATCAATCGTTTAGCTTGGTCTTGATGGACGCACAACactttgattttgttgagcgtATATTTGTATAACTCTCCTAGGCATAAGTCATACTGAGAAGCCAACAGTAGTAGAGTGCGTTTGACGTGTTTGGTGGGAATTCCCCGTTTGTTTTGTAGCGGAGTATGTCCGTGTACCAAGGTTCTTCTGCCGCTGGTTCAGGTTCATTGTCGATGATGCAATAGTGGGCTAGTTCTTCTCTTCATTCGACTCGGAGGTTCATTCCGTCCATTTCATTCGGGATGTTTAGAATGGAAGCTAGTTaactagtgcatccgcgaattgatTATCGTCTCGCGGTAAGTATGTGAATTCTACTTCCTCGTATTGCTCGGCTATTTGGTCTAGCTGAGCCTGATACATTGAGAGACATGTGCTTCGCACCTTCCATTTCCTTGATATTTGATTTATGATCAAGGATGAGTCGCCGAAGACTCGAAGATATTTGACTTCAAGGCTTGTTACAGATTCCAGCCCGACTATACAGACCTCGTATTCTGCAGCATTGTTGGTGGCCTCGAAGTCTAGCTTGACGGAAATGGGAACATGCGCACCTTTAGGGATGACGAGGAGTACTCCGACGCcacatcctttttggttggatgCGTCGTCGAATTATATTGTCCAGTAGTCATCCTTtaccatcagaagttcctcATCTGGGAGGAGGTATGCTTCTGTGGTGGTGTTTTTGTTGGTAGAGAGTTCTGCCAGAAAATTGGCTACTGGTTTTCCTTTGATGGATTTCTCGGGTATaaatttgaggtcgaattctaaGAAGAGTACCAACAATCGTGATAGGCGACCGCTTAGAGCGGGCTTTTCTAGTATGAATTTCAGTGGATCCAGTTGAGATACGATGTGAACGGTATGTGCTAGCAAGTAATGCCTGAGTTTATTGGATGCCCAGACCAGGGCAAGGAAAGTTTTTTCAAGTTTAGTGTATCGTGTTTCGTATTGGATAAACTTTTAGCttaagtagtaaatggctcgttCATACCCTTCTACGCTCTGTGAGAGCATTGCACCTGCATCCGTGTCAGAAACTGTTAGATACAAGCGTAGAGGAATGCCtagcgtgaaggaaataatgcccttgtccaagtatgcattcaatgcaaagtctaataaatgcggttcaatattaattaattattcaagttaataattcagtgagatcaagcgaGCTGtacgcctagctagaggtcgcttcagttcaagtggaattaataatattaatccacaatttactcttgactgaacccgtagggtcacacaaatagtacgtgaacggatcaagtatttaagtgaattaaatactccatttatggatattcggaatcgacggatctcggttacagtgggagctgaaatcgtcaaaaggcaaattatgaatactccggaaacgatgatattaccggaaacggaaatatggatcgtaacggaaatataaatattatccaagtcgtagatgttgtcggaaacagaaacatggtacgtatcggaaaatattattggaaatggaaatattgtcggaatcggaaatattgtcggaaacggaaatattaccggaaccggaaatattatcggaatcggaaataaattccgaaatcagaaatattaaatatttgttcaaaacagaaattaattccggaatcggaaatattaaatattgttcgaatcggaaatgaattccggaatcgaaaacgaatcgaaagcgcaacgtacgaaataaacatcggacgagcttactagacgcaaggcccatcacgaagctaCGCTGgtgcctagcaaagcccgcgcaagCGCAGCAAGGGAGcagcagcagcccgccaagtaaggcaggcccagccaagcacggagcaaggccaggcccagccgagcaaggcaagggcagcagcagcagcgcccttGCAATGGGCCGCGTGACTGCctgctgggccgagccgcgTGCACAGCACATTCCTTTgtgggttgtgcgtgtgtgtgcgtgtgttCGGGCAACGTTACGAATCCTTAAACTCTTAGGATTGTCCGATTAactgttttcctaaatccacgaGAGTTAGTTGTTTCATTAAACACTTAATTCAAAGGATTAATTTTAATAGAATTCTaatcgaattagtaaattgaatcctagtggaaaactaagtccgatatttcctccctataaataggtgatacataatcacaatttataacacatcaatcacaagtattcatatagtttaagattaaactaacttaataattttccaatataattaagtttcgaataacataaaaccttagactatattctagttaattgaatctaaagcGGATCttaacgtgctgtggactatcttcagagggacgacacttggagtcctaaacttgttcttgttcggtttgggagcagctagggaaggcacgtgtcacaaaatatatgttttatattttacgTGTATGTATCCAAAATTattctaattgactatgtgccaattaatttggattcctggctttatggtttttccgcatgaaatatatgttttatatttgtcgtaacctaacagtggtatcacgagcctctaattaattccataataaattatagttaacatggttaaattttataaatttgcaatgaattaaacgggtgattaatttcgttgtatgtaattaattgcaaattcgtgcgattatttaattatatgttcgcaggattttcgtcagtttagtcaataatggtcggaatcgtataattttatagtgaatttcgcatgtaaacgacgttttaaaattttgactaaaatcaaagatcactagtagaaaaacataCATTTGAGGCGTCACTTTTATATTCATTTGCGGCGTTTTTGGCGTAGCAGCAAATAGAGTGGCAGCAAATGAATAGGATTGATTTGCGGCGTTAAAAAACGCCTCTAATTAATGATTCATTTGGGGCGTATACGTAGaaaaacgcctcaaattaaTAGTATTGTTAGGCGGCATTTTGTACCTAAACGCCTCAAACTTTGTAAAATTTCAGGAGTAAAAACGCCGCGAATAAAGTGtaattttgttttataaaataatttattttctatatTCAATAAGCCAAAAAATGTAGAACCTGTACTCACGCCACATTTATACAATGTACAAAAGTATCATCAACCACCAATAACTTCCAATaaactttgatttttacatataataccaccatcatatgtttacaaaaataaaccaaCTAAATAGTTTGAAGTCGAACGTAACCATGTCTTTTACACTTCGTACGTTACAATTTtgcaccaaaaatataataaggcaATTATATATGACTTCAATAGCAGGAAACATCCACAAAAAGAGATCGATGAAAGGTTATTTACACACAATGTTCGGTGAAGTATGATTCCCATTTGTCTCgtatttcatcaatttgctcATTGGTGAAACGCTCTCCACTTAGTGACGTGCAAACCTAACAAAATAATCTATATATCATCAAATAAGTTGACACATACAATAAACTTTAAATCATCTAAATGAGTACGAAGAAGTGAAGGAGCTTAGAGAAAAGGGATGTGGTAAAAATGAGTGAACAATAAGTTATCAGGATTAGGAAGTTGTCAGGTCACATGATGATCAACAGAATGCCATACTTCTTCCCATGGTGATTAGGAAGTTGTCAGGATTCTCTTCTATAATGATATTTATATTTAGAGGGAGAGGGGGGGGGTGTGTGGTATAGGTAACTAATTACAGAGACAAGAAGGGGGAAAAAGGTTATTAAGTTAATTACAAAGACAATTATTATCATAAAATGGAACTAATATGGAACTCAACAACATATTTCACAGTTTCTGGATAGTGGGAGTTAAATAGAGGTAAACCTCTAGAATATTAGGAAAAGAAAGATCAAATCAGGATTTGAATGTCaaccaaaaaaaatcatgaaaaatcATACAAAATTAAACTTGATTTAAGCATACAGAATTAAAGTTGTACTAACGAAGTTTTGTCTGCTGCCCTCCCTATTTGTCTGTCAGACTTGATGCATATTCCACCTTAGGTAATTAAGTAAGTACCCTGCAGCATTGCGagattaaaactctatttaccATCAAGATCATCATTCTGGGCCACACTACACTCCACTGAAGCTTACAGTCTGAAGTTTGTCAAATCTTTCGTTGCTGTTATGTTCAAGCCTTCCTGGATCGCAATCAGATCACCTGTTAGGACTGTTGTTACCTTAACTCAAATCTAAAAACCCATTAACCAAGCTCCTTAATTTGTCTTTCATCACATATACCAGCATAGAAATTACATCTGCATTCTACAACTAGAATCTACACTAGATAAAAGGTAGATATTCATTTTTGCTGCATTAGTTTTCTAAAAATACCAAGTACTTGAGGTTGTCCAAT
This genomic stretch from Spinacia oleracea cultivar Varoflay chromosome 3, BTI_SOV_V1, whole genome shotgun sequence harbors:
- the LOC130469904 gene encoding uncharacterized protein, encoding MNGAQPAQRRLDMEPKPWVSLFKGSSLPSKGFALNFIAPIVCDGKPIAVLDKHEIQKMNDLWGNAVVMYVVGEKPSIGSILRFIAKEWHQVGKPQIFLHDEGYFVIRFQSKKDKESVLVAGPHMFFGKPMIVKPWTASFNFQEEILRVVPVWIRLPNLPLSCWGGDSLSKIGSLLGDPLYADECTSKQQRISFARILIEVDVTGDLPKSVQIQDPMGNIVKQVVEFEWLPPYCQKCKIVGHDCTQTRVNTTRFRPADVQRKKVVKVWKPKAVQPNVEPQTTDELTANDAIQEDDGENGELSVYDKPFTPIAPVLDEGWRVVSRRRRDIRTPAQTVGLAEVHLNGEELAAGSDGVEFPIDPP